One window of Armatimonadota bacterium genomic DNA carries:
- a CDS encoding Smr/MutS family protein yields the protein MKQIDLHGMTWAEAREVVVEAYNESVQDGSFDTLDIVHGYGASGQGGKMRLALRTFLTTHGVFFHSGETLDRNPGHTLVVPEVPLPGVPDRLQMDVLRYCETPKTREQIAGKYRRSGAPAVDAAIKALVGSKMLRVINEGKVRKYAAG from the coding sequence ATGAAGCAGATCGACCTTCACGGGATGACCTGGGCTGAAGCGCGCGAGGTTGTGGTTGAGGCGTACAACGAATCCGTCCAGGATGGCTCGTTCGACACGCTGGATATCGTTCATGGATACGGCGCGAGCGGGCAGGGCGGCAAGATGCGTCTCGCACTGCGCACATTCCTCACAACCCACGGTGTTTTCTTCCATAGTGGCGAGACGCTCGACCGCAATCCGGGGCACACTCTGGTCGTTCCCGAAGTGCCCCTGCCGGGCGTTCCCGACCGCCTCCAAATGGATGTCCTCCGATATTGCGAAACCCCGAAGACGAGGGAGCAGATTGCCGGCAAGTACCGGCGCAGCGGCGCCCCCGCCGTCGATGCCGCGATCAAGGCTCTCGTCGGTTCGAAGATGCTGCGCGTAATCAACGAGGGCAAGGTCAGGAAGTACGCGGCCGGGTAG
- a CDS encoding DEAD/DEAH box helicase, protein MDVTHFLNTLRGSRDYAGQIAHIEEIPPRGAAFADLDAPLDERLRDAIRRAGVHRFYSHQAASINAARSGENVVTVTSTASGKTMCYSVPVLDDLLRHPNHRALFIFPTKALAQDQLAKLNGLHLPGLVAATFDGDTPREDRATIKRSTAILLTNPDMLSVGILPYHASWAAFLRNLRYIVIDEVHAYRGVFGSHVANVMRRLRRVCARYGAKPQFLCSSATIANPEELVRHLTGSNATLVDTDGSPSGAKRFVFWNPPQIGSGEAGRKSTNIETTNLFATLVEEGIRTIAFARARQTAEMILRYTRNALQVSGSDLGDRITSYRAGYRPEERREIERRLFNGDLLGVVSTSALELGVDIGGLDACILNGFPGTVASTWQQAGRAGRGAHESLAILVAHDNPLDQFLMSRPDYFFGRSHEHAIVDPDNLHILRPHVRAAAYELPLADSDAKYFGLGMALVVKELEEEGQVRGVGASLEPQSLSPGERGSVDVRAGSPVRPVAPSPARGGPWVYCGGTYPAGDINIRSASGDQFNIVESPSRRVLGTVEIENVFFTIHPGAVYLHQGEAYLVEVLDIDNKCAWAARSDVNYYTQPRESNAVDIVSEQSHRRAGRTQSSFGTVTVTSHVTGYRRKQLFTDSVLEVEDLDLPPLTFDTEALWFVIPSWALKELEADGVDIAGGLHAIEHATIGLMPLYAMCDRNDIGGVSYPQHPELGVPACFIYDAHPGGVGIAERSYDMLESLLKATRDCIASCTCAEGCPSCIQSPKCGNNNEPLSKSGALRILNVVLGE, encoded by the coding sequence GTGGACGTTACCCATTTCCTGAACACCCTTCGCGGCTCGCGGGACTACGCGGGCCAGATCGCGCATATCGAGGAGATCCCTCCGCGCGGCGCCGCGTTCGCAGACCTCGACGCGCCTCTTGATGAGCGACTGCGCGACGCGATCCGGCGCGCGGGCGTCCACCGCTTCTACTCGCACCAGGCGGCCTCCATCAACGCGGCGCGCTCCGGCGAAAACGTCGTCACCGTCACGTCTACCGCCAGCGGAAAGACGATGTGCTATAGCGTCCCGGTGCTGGACGATCTGCTGCGGCACCCGAACCACCGCGCCCTGTTCATCTTTCCAACCAAGGCGCTGGCGCAGGACCAGTTGGCCAAACTGAACGGCCTGCATCTGCCCGGCCTCGTGGCGGCGACGTTCGATGGCGATACCCCCCGCGAAGACCGCGCCACGATCAAGCGCTCGACCGCGATCCTGCTGACGAATCCGGATATGCTCAGCGTGGGCATCCTTCCCTACCACGCGTCCTGGGCGGCATTCCTCCGCAACCTGCGCTATATCGTCATCGACGAAGTCCACGCGTACCGAGGCGTTTTCGGGTCTCACGTGGCCAATGTGATGCGCCGTCTGCGGCGCGTCTGCGCGCGCTACGGCGCCAAACCGCAGTTCCTGTGCAGCAGCGCGACCATCGCCAATCCGGAGGAACTGGTTCGCCACCTCACCGGCTCAAACGCAACGCTGGTCGATACCGACGGCAGCCCCTCCGGCGCGAAGCGCTTCGTGTTCTGGAACCCTCCCCAGATCGGCTCCGGGGAGGCCGGCCGGAAGAGTACCAACATCGAAACGACCAACCTCTTCGCGACGCTGGTTGAGGAAGGTATCCGGACGATCGCTTTTGCGCGCGCCCGGCAGACCGCGGAGATGATCCTTCGGTACACGCGTAACGCCCTGCAGGTGTCCGGCAGCGATCTGGGTGACCGGATCACGTCCTACCGCGCGGGGTACCGGCCGGAAGAGCGTCGCGAGATCGAACGGCGGCTGTTCAACGGGGACCTTCTGGGTGTTGTCAGCACCAGCGCCCTCGAATTGGGGGTCGATATCGGCGGATTGGATGCCTGCATCCTCAACGGCTTTCCCGGCACGGTTGCCAGCACTTGGCAGCAGGCAGGCCGCGCGGGCCGCGGCGCTCACGAGAGCCTCGCGATCCTTGTGGCGCACGACAATCCGCTCGACCAGTTCCTGATGAGCCGGCCGGATTACTTCTTCGGGCGCTCGCACGAGCATGCCATCGTGGACCCGGACAACCTCCATATCCTGCGCCCGCACGTTCGGGCCGCCGCGTACGAACTCCCACTGGCCGATTCCGACGCAAAGTACTTCGGCCTGGGGATGGCGCTGGTCGTGAAGGAGTTGGAGGAAGAAGGCCAGGTTCGTGGGGTGGGCGCGAGCCTTGAACCCCAGTCTCTTTCCCCGGGCGAGAGGGGTTCCGTGGATGTGCGCGCGGGCTCGCCCGTTCGCCCGGTGGCGCCCTCACCCGCTCGCGGCGGTCCGTGGGTGTACTGCGGTGGCACCTATCCGGCCGGGGATATCAATATTCGGTCGGCTTCCGGCGACCAGTTCAACATCGTGGAGAGCCCCTCGCGCCGCGTGCTCGGGACAGTGGAAATCGAGAACGTGTTCTTCACGATTCACCCCGGCGCCGTGTACCTTCACCAGGGCGAAGCCTATCTCGTGGAAGTGCTTGATATCGACAACAAGTGCGCGTGGGCGGCGCGGTCGGATGTGAATTACTACACTCAGCCGCGGGAAAGCAACGCTGTCGATATCGTGAGCGAGCAGAGCCACCGTCGCGCCGGCCGCACGCAGTCGTCATTCGGGACCGTGACCGTGACGAGCCACGTGACCGGCTACCGCCGGAAGCAGCTCTTCACGGACAGCGTGCTGGAAGTGGAGGACCTGGACCTGCCTCCGCTCACATTCGATACGGAGGCGCTCTGGTTCGTCATACCGTCCTGGGCCCTGAAGGAACTGGAGGCGGATGGGGTGGACATCGCGGGCGGCCTGCACGCCATCGAGCACGCAACGATCGGGCTGATGCCGCTGTACGCCATGTGCGATCGCAACGACATCGGCGGCGTGTCCTACCCCCAGCACCCGGAACTTGGCGTTCCAGCCTGTTTCATCTACGACGCTCACCCAGGCGGCGTCGGCATCGCGGAACGCAGCTATGACATGCTGGAAAGCCTCCTCAAGGCCACGCGTGACTGTATCGCCTCGTGCACCTGCGCGGAGGGGTGCCCTTCGTGCATCCAGTCGCCGAAATGCGGCAACAACAACGAACCGCTCTCCAAGAGCGGCGCCCTGCGGATACTGAACGTGGTATTGGGCGAGTGA
- a CDS encoding TPM domain-containing protein has product MPTISNIIRALRKPFWIFLAMTLASRASAQDAPFPKTRDFVNDWAHALNADEIQRLGDLCRNFQTAHGYQMLIVTLPTLNGEDINHAATRFGNEQGAGRKGADTGVVIMLAMQEHQAYIATGSGTEAALTDARAASICRNTMRPLLREGRTGDALYTGAQQVVDVIEGRGESVPMPLDEPGGGRHEGIPFGFLLFGIGGFGGIAWLAARATYKCPRCGHWMSVTSEVIQSPGLLSNGYGMRTRKCPSCGFTDQSRYTIYRSSGFGGGGWTSGGSSGSSGGGWSGGSGFSGGGGGFGGGGGGSSW; this is encoded by the coding sequence ATGCCAACCATTTCTAACATCATCAGGGCGCTTCGCAAACCCTTCTGGATTTTCCTGGCGATGACGCTCGCCTCGCGAGCCTCCGCGCAGGACGCGCCTTTTCCCAAGACACGGGATTTCGTGAACGATTGGGCGCACGCACTGAATGCCGATGAAATACAGCGCCTGGGGGACCTGTGCCGCAATTTCCAGACGGCGCATGGCTACCAGATGCTGATCGTCACGCTGCCGACGCTCAACGGCGAGGATATCAACCACGCGGCCACGCGCTTCGGCAACGAACAAGGCGCCGGCCGCAAGGGAGCGGATACCGGCGTGGTCATCATGCTGGCCATGCAGGAGCACCAGGCGTATATCGCAACAGGCTCCGGAACCGAGGCTGCCCTGACCGACGCGCGCGCCGCGAGCATCTGCCGCAATACGATGCGCCCGCTCCTGCGGGAAGGCCGAACCGGAGATGCCCTCTATACCGGCGCTCAACAGGTGGTTGATGTCATCGAGGGCCGCGGCGAGAGTGTACCGATGCCGCTTGACGAACCCGGCGGGGGCCGGCACGAGGGCATCCCGTTCGGGTTTCTGCTTTTCGGGATCGGCGGCTTTGGTGGCATCGCCTGGCTCGCGGCGAGAGCCACGTATAAATGCCCGCGTTGCGGCCATTGGATGTCCGTCACGAGTGAGGTCATCCAATCGCCGGGGCTCCTGTCGAACGGGTACGGGATGCGCACCCGAAAATGCCCGTCGTGTGGATTCACAGACCAGTCCCGCTACACGATCTACCGGAGCAGCGGTTTCGGAGGGGGCGGCTGGACCAGCGGCGGTTCGAGTGGCAGTTCCGGCGGCGGATGGTCGGGCGGCAGCGGGTTTTCGGGCGGCGGCGGCGGCTTTGGAGGCGGGGGCGGCGGCTCAAGCTGGTGA
- a CDS encoding nucleotidyltransferase domain-containing protein has protein sequence MTEGVLPEELRGPLSAFAEDLKERLPDVRSVLVYGSAARGDYVHGVSDVNVLVIAGSLPPKALRAAAHSVRHWRERIPLSPIFATKDYLHMSADVFPLEFLDMRDAHIALLGADPLESLQIDPANLRHQVEAELKGKLMRLRAAYVRACGNPQAVADLMRDSLASFRIAFQGLLRLHGEKPPTSRTEIMKAVGSDFDLDSGALLSVVALHKGESLQNGDADALFERYLASVERLVDVIDTWSTRGESPTGKEDSDHEQ, from the coding sequence ATGACGGAAGGTGTTTTGCCGGAGGAACTGAGAGGGCCGCTATCGGCCTTTGCCGAAGACCTGAAAGAACGTTTGCCAGATGTGCGCAGCGTCCTCGTATACGGGAGCGCGGCGCGGGGCGACTATGTTCACGGCGTCTCGGATGTAAACGTCCTGGTGATCGCGGGATCATTGCCACCGAAGGCATTAAGGGCGGCGGCCCACAGCGTGCGGCACTGGCGCGAGCGCATACCACTCTCGCCCATCTTCGCCACGAAGGATTACCTGCATATGTCGGCAGATGTCTTTCCTCTCGAATTCCTAGATATGCGCGACGCCCACATAGCGCTTCTCGGCGCTGACCCGCTGGAGAGCCTGCAAATCGATCCGGCCAACCTGCGCCATCAGGTGGAAGCGGAACTGAAGGGCAAGCTGATGCGGCTTCGCGCCGCTTACGTGCGCGCGTGCGGCAACCCGCAGGCGGTGGCCGATCTGATGCGGGATTCGCTGGCCTCCTTCCGGATCGCGTTTCAGGGCCTGCTGAGGCTCCACGGTGAGAAGCCTCCCACCAGCCGCACGGAAATCATGAAGGCCGTGGGAAGCGATTTCGATCTGGATTCCGGGGCGCTTCTGTCCGTGGTCGCGCTCCATAAGGGTGAGTCTCTGCAGAACGGCGACGCGGATGCGCTCTTCGAGAGGTATCTGGCCTCCGTCGAACGGCTCGTCGACGTCATAGACACCTGGTCAACCAGAGGCGAATCCCCGACCGGAAAGGAAGACTCCGATCATGAACAGTAA
- a CDS encoding LemA family protein yields the protein MNSNSYDGGGGKGRKTALLGCGCVVLVLLFLCLSLYGAFKSSYNRLNAQNQQVKAAWAEVENNLQRRSDLIPNLVATVKGVAGQEQKVFGDIANARARIGGAGAGPSDAKIKASNDMSSAISRLLVIVENYPNLKSNENFLNLQDEVTGTENRLAHSREQYNTAVQGYNETAKSFPMVLFVTKMGFKAEQPFFEAPAEAKARPNIDFGK from the coding sequence ATGAACAGTAACTCGTATGATGGCGGCGGCGGCAAGGGGCGAAAGACGGCCCTGCTGGGTTGCGGCTGCGTTGTCCTGGTGCTGTTGTTCCTCTGCCTGAGCCTGTACGGCGCGTTCAAGTCATCGTACAACCGGCTGAACGCTCAGAACCAGCAGGTCAAGGCCGCCTGGGCGGAAGTTGAGAACAACCTTCAGCGCAGGAGCGACCTCATTCCGAACCTTGTGGCAACAGTGAAAGGCGTCGCGGGGCAGGAGCAGAAGGTGTTCGGCGACATCGCGAACGCCCGCGCGCGTATCGGCGGCGCCGGCGCGGGGCCCAGCGACGCCAAGATAAAGGCGAGCAACGACATGAGCAGCGCAATCAGCCGCCTGCTTGTGATCGTGGAGAACTACCCGAACCTCAAGAGCAACGAGAACTTCCTGAATCTCCAGGACGAGGTGACCGGGACCGAAAACCGGCTGGCGCATTCGCGGGAGCAGTACAACACGGCGGTGCAGGGTTACAATGAAACCGCGAAGTCGTTCCCGATGGTATTGTTCGTCACCAAGATGGGCTTCAAGGCGGAGCAGCCATTCTTCGAGGCGCCGGCGGAGGCCAAAGCCCGCCCCAACATCGACTTCGGCAAGTAG
- a CDS encoding aldo/keto reductase, translated as MQQRPYGSAGETLSIVGMGAIVVMNATVAEAAERVGWAVDQGVTYFDVAPTYGNAQEMLGPALEPYREKVFLACKSEKRDAAGVSEALENSLRALRTDRFDLYQLHALSTMDDVEQVFGPGGAMEAFVRAREAGKVRHLGFSAHSQEAAVAAMERFPFDSVLFPVNYAAWNISDFGPAIMAEAERRGVARLALKAMAHGKWPERGPRRWPKPWYEPLDAARPVELALRWTLSRSVTAALPPGEWDLFRMAVGLAQDYRPVSPDETAELMAYAPDEPTIFP; from the coding sequence ATGCAGCAAAGGCCATATGGAAGCGCGGGCGAAACACTTTCGATCGTAGGCATGGGCGCGATCGTCGTGATGAATGCGACCGTCGCGGAAGCCGCCGAGCGCGTAGGGTGGGCGGTCGATCAGGGCGTCACCTACTTCGACGTTGCGCCGACGTACGGCAATGCCCAGGAAATGCTTGGCCCGGCGCTTGAGCCGTATCGTGAGAAAGTCTTCCTGGCCTGCAAGTCGGAGAAGCGGGATGCCGCGGGCGTGTCAGAGGCGCTGGAGAACTCCCTGCGCGCGCTTCGTACGGACCGGTTTGATCTGTATCAACTGCACGCTCTGAGCACGATGGATGACGTGGAGCAGGTTTTCGGCCCCGGCGGCGCGATGGAGGCGTTTGTGCGGGCGCGCGAGGCCGGCAAGGTGCGCCACCTTGGTTTCTCGGCCCACTCGCAGGAGGCGGCGGTGGCCGCGATGGAGCGGTTCCCGTTCGATTCAGTGCTGTTTCCGGTCAACTATGCGGCCTGGAATATCAGCGACTTCGGCCCGGCGATTATGGCGGAGGCGGAACGCCGAGGCGTAGCGCGACTGGCGTTGAAGGCGATGGCGCACGGGAAATGGCCGGAGAGGGGCCCGCGCCGCTGGCCCAAGCCTTGGTATGAGCCGCTTGACGCCGCGCGCCCCGTGGAACTGGCACTACGATGGACCCTCAGCAGGTCCGTGACGGCCGCGCTGCCGCCCGGAGAGTGGGACCTGTTCCGCATGGCGGTCGGTTTGGCGCAGGATTACCGGCCGGTATCGCCCGATGAGACCGCGGAATTGATGGCCTACGCGCCCGACGAGCCGACCATCTTCCCCTGA
- a CDS encoding MFS transporter, which produces MTGESDPRQPALAEESQAADTVAGHNYGPFSALRHRNYRLFWFGQLISVSGSWMQTVAQGWLIAKLAASSGANPEAATAWYLGLISACGNLPVLFGALLGGVVADRVDKRRLIIGTQAVMMITALVLSLLTATDVVRIWHVLVMAVVLGCATAFDLPARQAFIVDMVGKEDLGGAVALNSGLFNSARMIGPAITGALLAAHASLAVCFLANGLSFLAVIASLMMMEVPTHRVTVSDQHVIQTIREGLGYVRHTPAVRRVLIFVAAFGTFAFSFNVLLPAFVRFYLARNLANDFGLQGSKYGMLESVRGIGALAAALTAATLAKRRMQAKLIVFGAIGSTIGLIVFSMQRSLLPAYISIAFVSFFFVLCFASSQTLVQLEVPNHLRGRVMSIYVLLMTGLSPIGSLMAGSLAHTFNTPFAIRAGVILGIVLTGLGLGAELFHRRQGKMVGSSGA; this is translated from the coding sequence ATGACGGGAGAGTCCGACCCCCGCCAGCCCGCGCTTGCAGAAGAAAGCCAAGCGGCCGACACCGTTGCAGGACACAACTATGGCCCGTTCTCGGCCCTTCGGCACCGCAACTATCGCCTGTTCTGGTTCGGGCAGCTCATCTCGGTCTCCGGGTCTTGGATGCAGACGGTCGCCCAGGGCTGGCTGATCGCCAAGTTGGCCGCATCCTCCGGCGCCAACCCTGAAGCCGCAACGGCCTGGTACCTCGGCCTCATCAGCGCGTGCGGCAACCTTCCGGTATTATTCGGGGCGCTGCTTGGCGGCGTGGTGGCGGACCGGGTGGACAAACGGCGCCTCATCATCGGCACCCAGGCCGTGATGATGATCACCGCCCTCGTCCTTTCGCTGCTGACGGCCACCGATGTAGTCCGCATCTGGCACGTATTGGTGATGGCGGTGGTGCTCGGATGCGCGACGGCATTCGATCTGCCGGCCCGCCAGGCCTTCATAGTGGACATGGTTGGAAAGGAGGACCTCGGCGGCGCCGTGGCGCTCAACTCCGGCCTCTTCAACAGCGCCCGGATGATCGGCCCGGCCATCACCGGCGCATTGCTCGCCGCCCATGCCAGCCTCGCTGTCTGTTTCCTGGCGAACGGCTTGAGTTTCCTCGCCGTCATCGCCAGCCTGATGATGATGGAGGTGCCGACCCACCGCGTCACCGTTTCGGATCAACACGTGATTCAGACGATACGCGAGGGGCTCGGGTACGTGCGTCACACACCTGCAGTGCGACGTGTTCTGATCTTCGTGGCCGCGTTCGGGACGTTTGCATTTTCGTTTAACGTCCTCCTGCCGGCATTCGTCCGCTTCTATCTTGCCCGCAATCTGGCAAACGATTTCGGCCTGCAGGGCAGCAAGTACGGAATGCTGGAATCCGTCCGCGGGATTGGCGCCCTCGCTGCGGCGCTCACGGCCGCCACGCTGGCAAAGCGTCGGATGCAGGCCAAGCTGATCGTTTTCGGCGCGATCGGGAGCACTATCGGCCTCATCGTGTTCTCGATGCAGCGCAGTCTGTTGCCGGCCTACATCTCCATCGCGTTCGTATCGTTCTTTTTCGTGCTCTGCTTCGCGTCTTCTCAGACGCTGGTGCAGTTGGAAGTGCCAAACCACCTGAGAGGACGCGTGATGAGCATCTATGTGCTGCTGATGACGGGGCTGTCACCGATCGGAAGCCTGATGGCCGGTTCGTTGGCGCACACGTTCAACACCCCGTTCGCCATTCGCGCGGGGGTAATCCTCGGTATCGTGCTCACCGGGCTCGGCCTGGGAGCCGAGCTGTTTCACCGCCGTCAGGGGAAGATGGTCGGCTCGTCGGGCGCGTAG
- a CDS encoding copper transporter, translating into MIEYRTYLTGLVAVFLALGLGMLVGSALVGSPSSERQQRDLRTLQQNFAEFSQKYTDLRTESENVKGRLHREDQAMRDLIPSFVGRRLVGRRIAIVLFGELDDTAFVGQVGDTIEMAGGKVASTTRIGDDWLPVEEVARAGVARAMGVAQNQATDASMTSAVGHAIGLGREAPLRLASELATSLRLDGDYSRSVDCVLLISGTRTPSRHDAARVHLTPEYALSTGLSDTPARIIAAEPDGDETLSTIPYVSRSVSATVDNIDMASGQLSAVYALAGRDGRFGIKRSAERAIPAISE; encoded by the coding sequence ATGATTGAATACAGAACATACCTCACCGGCCTCGTCGCCGTCTTCCTCGCCCTCGGGCTCGGCATGCTCGTAGGCAGCGCGCTTGTGGGTTCGCCCTCGTCGGAACGTCAGCAGCGGGATCTGCGGACCCTCCAGCAGAATTTCGCCGAGTTCAGCCAGAAATACACGGACCTCCGGACGGAATCCGAGAACGTGAAGGGCCGCCTGCACCGGGAAGACCAGGCCATGCGCGATTTGATTCCGTCCTTCGTGGGCCGGCGCCTTGTGGGCCGGCGCATCGCGATCGTGCTGTTCGGCGAGCTCGACGACACGGCTTTCGTCGGCCAGGTCGGGGACACCATCGAGATGGCCGGCGGCAAGGTAGCCAGCACCACACGCATCGGTGACGACTGGCTGCCGGTTGAGGAAGTTGCGCGCGCCGGAGTTGCACGCGCGATGGGCGTGGCGCAGAATCAGGCCACGGACGCGTCGATGACATCGGCGGTCGGACATGCGATCGGCCTCGGGCGCGAAGCGCCGCTGCGGCTGGCCTCGGAACTCGCCACGAGCCTCCGTCTCGACGGCGATTACTCGCGTAGCGTGGATTGCGTGCTCCTCATCAGCGGAACGCGAACACCGAGCCGTCACGACGCCGCCAGAGTACACCTGACCCCGGAGTACGCGTTATCGACCGGGTTGAGCGATACCCCGGCTCGCATCATCGCCGCCGAACCCGATGGGGACGAAACGTTGTCCACAATTCCGTACGTTTCCCGCTCCGTCTCCGCCACGGTTGATAATATAGATATGGCGTCGGGGCAGCTCTCCGCCGTCTACGCGTTGGCCGGCCGCGACGGAAGGTTCGGCATCAAACGCTCGGCAGAGCGCGCCATCCCGGCCATTTCAGAGTAG
- the steA gene encoding putative cytokinetic ring protein SteA, producing MPTLPVISGPARVGRRTKELVHRLRPGDVAVIFHKDIDSMAARQLAACHPSAVVNVESSTSGRYVNGGPRVLLEAGIPLYDVTEEGWAADVRDGTALQLSPDALFHNDVMLCRLKPVTEDALRAQNEAARGNLETEITAFARNTLEYLADDKALLINPSTVPDIVTQMDGRPALIVVRGEDYREDLDMIRPYIKEQHPVLIGVDGGADALREAGFTPHIVIGDMDSASDDVIRHSGEIVVHSYVDGRAPGHDRVKKLGREPFLFAVPGTSEDAAMLLAFERGASLIVAVGTHFSLEEFLDKGRAGMASTFLVRLRVGKRLVDAKGVSRLYRGGVRRRYLFALLCAAFLPIAVVLILSSPLRSSVAILAMKLQFWLWKLRH from the coding sequence ATGCCCACGCTCCCCGTTATCTCTGGACCGGCCCGCGTCGGGCGGCGCACCAAGGAACTCGTGCACCGCCTCCGCCCCGGCGACGTCGCCGTCATCTTTCACAAGGACATAGACTCCATGGCGGCGCGCCAACTGGCTGCGTGCCACCCGTCGGCCGTGGTGAACGTCGAATCATCCACGTCGGGGCGCTACGTGAACGGCGGCCCCAGGGTCCTGCTGGAAGCCGGCATCCCGCTCTATGACGTCACCGAAGAGGGCTGGGCCGCCGATGTACGTGACGGAACCGCGCTTCAGCTCTCTCCCGACGCGCTGTTTCACAACGACGTGATGCTCTGCCGCCTCAAACCTGTAACGGAGGATGCCCTTCGCGCGCAAAACGAGGCCGCCCGGGGCAACCTCGAGACGGAGATCACCGCCTTCGCGCGTAACACGCTGGAATATCTGGCGGACGACAAGGCCCTGCTCATCAACCCGTCCACTGTCCCCGACATCGTCACCCAGATGGACGGCCGGCCGGCGCTCATCGTCGTTCGCGGCGAGGACTACCGCGAAGACCTGGACATGATTCGCCCGTACATCAAAGAGCAGCACCCGGTCCTCATCGGGGTCGACGGAGGCGCGGATGCGCTTCGGGAAGCCGGATTCACCCCGCACATCGTGATCGGAGACATGGACTCCGCATCCGATGACGTGATCCGGCACTCAGGGGAGATCGTCGTCCATTCGTACGTGGATGGCCGCGCGCCGGGCCATGACCGCGTCAAGAAACTCGGGCGGGAGCCGTTCCTGTTTGCGGTGCCCGGCACCAGCGAGGATGCCGCCATGTTGCTGGCGTTCGAGCGAGGCGCATCGCTGATCGTCGCCGTGGGCACGCATTTTTCACTGGAGGAGTTCCTGGACAAAGGGCGCGCCGGGATGGCCAGCACCTTTCTCGTGCGACTCCGCGTTGGCAAACGGTTGGTGGATGCCAAGGGCGTTTCGCGATTATACCGCGGAGGCGTCCGGCGCCGATACCTGTTCGCCCTGCTGTGCGCCGCGTTTCTGCCCATCGCCGTTGTGCTCATTCTCTCGTCACCGTTGCGCTCCAGTGTGGCTATCCTGGCAATGAAGCTGCAGTTCTGGCTCTGGAAACTCCGGCACTGA